The genomic segment GTATTCAACATTCTTGACTGAATAAATGTATTATCAATATTTATCCCCATTTCTCCACCAAGTGCATCAATTTCCCTAACTAAATGACCTTTTGCAGTACCACCGATATTAGGATTACAAGGCATCAATGCTATTGAATCTAAATTTATTGTACATACTAATGTATTAAGGCCTAATCTTGCTGATGCCAATGCAGCTTCACATCCCGCATGACCTGCACCCACAACAACTATATCGAATTGACCACCATCATAATTTACTGCCATTACTTTTACCTACTTTCCTACACAAAATTCACTAAAAATTTTGTTTAATAAATCTTCTTCCAATTCATCTCCAGTTATTTCTCCTAAAGCTTTCATAGCCGCTGTTATATAAATCGATATTAAATCAAGATATTCATTAGCATTAATTTTATCTAAAGCCATTTTACAATTTTCTAATGATTTATATAATGCTTGCTTATGTCGTGCATTAGAAATTATTAAGCTTTCAGAGCTTATCTCTCCATTAAAGAATAACTTTTTAACTTCATCTTTTAAAATATCTATTCCTTGGCCAGTTTTAGCTGATATATTTATTATATTACTTAAACTCTTAAGTATTTCTTCTTGAATCTTTATATCTTTCAAATCCATCTTATTTAATAATACTATATATTTTCTATTCTTTATTTTATTAATTATTCTACTGTCTTCTTCATCCATATATCTAGATGCATCAAGCATTAGTATTATTAGATCTGCTTCTTCAATTTTCTCTTTTGATTTTTCCACACCTATTTTTTCTACTACATCCTCTGTATCTCTTATTCCTGCTGTATCGGTTATTTTAACCGGTATTCCATCAAGGTTTATATACTCCTCAATTATATCCCTAGTTGTCCCTGGAACATCTGTTACTATAGCTCTATTTTCTCTTAATAATGCATTAAGTAATGAAGATTTTCCTACATTTGGCTTTCCTACAATAACTATGTTGAGTCCATCTCTCACAATTTTCCCAGCATCCGCATTAGACAATAAGGTTTCAATTTTTGAATTTGCCTTATGGATCCCATCTTTAACCTGTAAAATTAAGTTGTCATCAATTATATCCTCATCATCTTCTGTAAAATCAACTGCATATTCAATTAGCGCTAAAACGTTTAGCAAATACCCTCTTAATTCGTTTATTTCCTTGGACAAAGCTCCTTTGCTTTGAATCATAGCTGCTTTCATCGATAACTCTGTTTTAGCAGTTATTATATCCATAACTGCTTCAGCCTGACTCAAATCTATTCTTCCATTTAAAAATGCTCTTTTAGTAAATTCTCCAGGTTCTGCAAGTCTTGCACCAGCTTTAATAACCTGATCTAATACACTATTAGTAGATATAACTCCTCCGTGACAATTTATTTCTACCACGTTTTCACCCGTATAGCTTCTTGGAGCTTTCATATAACTTAAAATAACTTCATCAATTATCTCTTCTTTGTTCTCTAAATCCACAATATTACCATACTTCATAGTGTATGTTTTCATGCTTTCAATATCGTATTTATTTCTAGGGGTAAATATCTTACTAGCAATCTTTAAAGCATTCTCCCCTGAAATTCTTATTATTGAAACTCCGCCTTCTCCAATTGGTGTAGCGATCGCACAAATAGTATCAAATTCTTTCATTTAATTTCCTCCTCTTTTTAAAGAAGAATATTTTCTAAACTAAAACTCCTTTTTAACTATTATCAATTTTACATAACAAAATTTAAATAGTCAAAGTTATATTAGTTAAAACTTCTCTTTTTAGTCATAAATTTTATTTATAAACTTAAAAAGAAAGCCATAATGGCTTTCTTTTTAAGTTTAATCTTTCTTTAATTCAACGACTACCCTTCTAAACGGCTCCTCGCCTTCACTATATGTATTAACAAAGGCATCTTCCTGAAGTGCAGAATGAATGATTCTTCTCTCGTATGGATTCATTGGCTCTAGTTTAAATAATTTTCTTGTTTTCTTAACTCTATTAGCTGTTTTAATTGCAACACCTTTAAGAGTTTCCTCTCTTTTGCTTCTATAATCTTCGGTATCTAGTATAACCTTTTTATGAGGAAGTTCATGTACCTTATTAACTACAAGTGAAACTAAATATTGAATAGAATCTAATGTCTCTCCCCTATAACCAATTATCACTCCCATTTTTTCTCCGGATAAATTAATTATAATGCTATCATTCTCTTCTTTAATATCAATCGTTGCTTCAACTTCCATTCCCTTGAGTATATGAACTATAAAGTTTCGTGCTTCTTCAATATAATTATATTTTTTAGAAACTCTAATTCTTGCTGGTTTAACTCCTATAACATTAAATAAACCCTTTGAGCCATGATCCAAAATTTCAATATCAACCATATCCTTATTTGCATCAAGTTCACTTAAAGCTTTATTTAAGGCTTCTTCAACAGTCTTTCCTTCCACTTCTACTGATTTCATCTGTTAATTCACCACCTCTAATATCAAAGCAAAATCACTTTTTAATTATTTCTTTTTTCTTTTTTTACTAGCTGAATTTTTAGGTT from the Clostridium beijerinckii genome contains:
- the mnmE gene encoding tRNA uridine-5-carboxymethylaminomethyl(34) synthesis GTPase MnmE gives rise to the protein MKEFDTICAIATPIGEGGVSIIRISGENALKIASKIFTPRNKYDIESMKTYTMKYGNIVDLENKEEIIDEVILSYMKAPRSYTGENVVEINCHGGVISTNSVLDQVIKAGARLAEPGEFTKRAFLNGRIDLSQAEAVMDIITAKTELSMKAAMIQSKGALSKEINELRGYLLNVLALIEYAVDFTEDDEDIIDDNLILQVKDGIHKANSKIETLLSNADAGKIVRDGLNIVIVGKPNVGKSSLLNALLRENRAIVTDVPGTTRDIIEEYINLDGIPVKITDTAGIRDTEDVVEKIGVEKSKEKIEEADLIILMLDASRYMDEEDSRIINKIKNRKYIVLLNKMDLKDIKIQEEILKSLSNIINISAKTGQGIDILKDEVKKLFFNGEISSESLIISNARHKQALYKSLENCKMALDKINANEYLDLISIYITAAMKALGEITGDELEEDLLNKIFSEFCVGK
- the jag gene encoding RNA-binding cell elongation regulator Jag/EloR encodes the protein MKSVEVEGKTVEEALNKALSELDANKDMVDIEILDHGSKGLFNVIGVKPARIRVSKKYNYIEEARNFIVHILKGMEVEATIDIKEENDSIIINLSGEKMGVIIGYRGETLDSIQYLVSLVVNKVHELPHKKVILDTEDYRSKREETLKGVAIKTANRVKKTRKLFKLEPMNPYERRIIHSALQEDAFVNTYSEGEEPFRRVVVELKKD